The Argiope bruennichi chromosome 9, qqArgBrue1.1, whole genome shotgun sequence nucleotide sequence ACAAGCTTTCCGAACTTTGCCGCCTGGCAGTTGGAAACAATGATATCAAAAAGCCATAATCTAAGACTGCATGGAATTCTGATCGCTCATCTGTTTGTATCAAATAGCTGCCTTTAGCCGATCAGCAGTTATATTGGGAATATTCTCAgcgtttaatttcagttaaatcttatATATAACTTGTTCATGGCTCGCAAAACAAAGactttttaaacatcaaatcatGGTAAGGCCATGTTATGTTAAACAGCTTTGCatatgttctatttattgtggCCAAGTCCCGTGGCATAATAGTTCTCTCAAAAAGTACCATCAGGTGAACCGTATGAAGAGaagaaacaaaatctttcttctttagttttcagcAAGAATATCTTgcgattaaatacagaaaatcttCGGGATACAGACTTCCAAATTTGGCACAGTTATACGTTAAAAGCTGAAACTTTggtggaaaaattgaaaataaaataaaaggtgggaaaggattaataattaaaactaaaataaaataaacaatttagaaGAGGCGGATagggaaaaatataataaaaaacgtgcccatttctgattttttatgCAATAGGAAAAGAATGAAAGTTCTGTAATCTTAATAGAAACGATgctttttcctatttatttatgtACCACTTCTTTATGTACAGTAAACAAGCTAGAGCCATTCTTGTTAAAAACGAGGAACAACTCAAAACACTTTCTCTCCTAGAAATTTTGAGGAGTGAAGAGatgtattactaaaattgtaattataagatgaaattaaaaattaatttttattttaacttcacaAGATCATTGAAAGTCTGTCATAACGTTGATAAATaagcgaaaaaagaaaaatagattttccaGTTAATTACAGGGAATGAATAAGCACAAATTGCATCACATCATATATATTTATCGAATCACGTTGATGAAAATGtcacattttaagcaaataatgttTAACTTGAAACTTTACAAGGTTACTTTATGAAAACCTGTCATAAATGTCCATAAAtaagcgaaaaaaagaaaaatagattatttttttctcaattacaaaaatgaatgagTGTCCTTTGCATCAcatcatatatatttatcaaatcatATTGGAAACTTAgacaattttaaatactaatttcttcttaaaatgctCTCTAAAACCAGACTGTGATAAGTATAAAGCAATATCACTGTCACTTCCattctataatgaaaatttaataaaagaccGCCAATacaaatatactgaaaataacatataataaattaaaaattacacaaaggaaataaatattaaagaagattAAACGTCATAACAAATATAtgtcactaaaaaaattataaactgccaaaaaatatttatttcgtcaTAAGGTAGAGATTGCTTAAATCATCAGATAAAGCTAAATTGTAACACTACCAAATATCTTagagttttattaaaactattttaaaatttgaaattacaaataatatatttatgatcgAAAATTAACTATaagttttacaaagaaattaaaaatttcaacatacaTGAATTTTTGGTATGCATTAACGAAGTAACTTTAATAGGAAATGTTTTTCTCTTAGGAGGTGGAATAGAAAATAGTATAGATTAAACAGGGAATAACAAAATGCAATTGAACTACTTGATCGaaattaaataagctttaaattttttaagttttataaattttattaaaattttacaaatttttaataagttgaaatttaaaaaaaaagaatatataaaatttattaaattacttttcacaGGAACCGAAATCTCTCCAGTCATTGTAACCAGTATTAAAAACCAAacgatatttctattattattttcgcTTTTATACAAGATTCCAATTGGCAGATTAAATTTCCATGAATCCTGCGCAATATTCCTCAGAAAAGAAAGCGAGATGctgttacaaaaaaatataaaatccattttaactGCGTAGATCAAAAAGAACAAATTCGTTTCCCAAAAATTGGACAAACAAAATTCAAAGAGGAACGCTCGTTAATCATTTGAAGTCAGCGAACTCTAAtgcgaaattattattaaaagaacattcggatttttttttcatatgattccaTAAAAGTAAGAACAAATTTCAcacagcaaaattatttattgcattttactatttattagtTGCAATTATTTTTGCGAAGCTAACATTTAACCTCACAAATAAGTgttaataaaccaaataaaaatttttttttataaacttataagaTAAATTTGTCATACGAATTACTGGAATAATTTTATAGTATGTGAACCTTGTctcattttattacatattttacacTAAACTCATTGATAATGTCATCATTCCTTAGTTTTTTTGGCTGATTTggatttgatatgtttaagtagATGAACTAAAAGAAGGGTACTAATTCTAGAGATGAGCTAATGTTagatttaaagcaatattttactttctcgtatacgtagtaaagAGAATATATAGTgatcgtaaaaaaaaatgaattcgagattttgacgttttTTCACGTTTGAATGAGTTccaaaaacacacttttggaagaTGTCTGTCAGTGTGCTCGTCTATCTGTCTGTCGCAAAAATAACTATaatgatttgagctagacggttgaaatttagtatacagtctCAAccccaaatttgaagatttctatcgaattttgagtaaactctgttCAGAGGTAGtccatctgtctggctgttcgaatattagtcaacacgataattacaaaacaaaaagaactagataggtaaaattcggtatacagatttgaTACCTATAGTGTAGATACTTTATGTTTATGCTttactttatgtttaaaattgaCCCATATTTAGATAGCAACTATGTAGAAACGAGAATAATTACAGCAGTCAGTAAAGATGAAAGGCATTTGCGATCGATTTATGCCTCACGATCATTTACATGAACTGATTATTAATTGCCCTTacatgttttcttaaataaaagtacGCTTTTCATTTGGCTCTGTGACGAATATCCTTTTCtttcatatacttaaaaaattttcttttttgtgaaaaatttcaagCAGAATAACcttctttttcaaaacaaatatcttttttcgaacaattttccttttaaaaaaattttttctctgtttttatacAACTTAAAAATCCATAGAATTGATTATTTTACACTTCAAAGAAGCCTGTAACATATTAATACTtcaaaaacttattcaaaataaatgtttaatttagttataccGGAAATAGCATCACGGTTGGCTCGTGTTGaactaaaagcaaatataaaatattttttttataaatgcagacgattttcatGTTTGTATCCATCTgtttgacatttttgaaaaacacttcatatttcacagaaaaatttctcatcttttctatcataaaaaattatttttgttagaaatgacaaaaaaaaaattaacagaatatttttgactttcgtaatcttttgaatatcaaaaatattaaaactgtatttaCTTACAGTAAAacgcataaataaattttatatcacgAGATGTATTTTCCTATCGAGTGATATTAAAAACGAGCAAATTGTTAGATtataggatatattttttttttgtgttcaaATTTCATCAAATCCTTACCAAGCagataaagtttctttttaattagattagtaattgtaaatttttcttttcttagtcAGATATGGAAAACATCTCTATAGAAACCGCCAGAAATCCAAGTAaaccatttttaaacattttttcttaaagtcTTGTGCTATATTTATATAGTGCTATGGAATTTTAGAATCAGTTTTTAAACTCAATTCCTAACACTAAAGATCCaaagttttgtatatttatgaaatttcgatggcatacattattttaaatattttaagaacttattaATTAAGGTATTTATCAGCTGTTTGCTtcctgttaaataaaatttgttgattgtataaaaatgaattataaattaaaagctagAAAAGCTAATTAATTCAACAAGAAAAGCCTTTTTTCAGTACAATAAAaagaaggaataattttttttaaattctttgttaaatttatcgttttatttaaataatatttcattacaccacaaaatgatttgtaaattcttttttaaaatgtaaggtAAACCTGATCGGTTGAAATTTGTAACGAGTATGGTAACCCAAAGAATCAAACGGAATAGTTCCGTTAACAATTCATTGGCTAATTTTCATGGTTCTTTTAACACCTACTACaggaattttaagaaaactgaaaattaaaataattaacaaatgatttttaatttaaaaagaccAACATGTGAATCCAATTCCTTATAGAGTGtgtaatagtaatattttagcACTATATCGAATTTCGAAAAGATTTCTCTACCTTCACCCTTGTTAATGAACGAATTTTTGAGTACTTGTGGATATTTATGATTTTGGATTTACTTGACAAGTTTCAGATTCGCCAAGATTACCACGCTCCATTCTAAATAATCGAGCTCCATCTTGGAGATATTTCGCGGTTGTTTGGCGGGAAAATTCGGAACTGTAAATATCCACAAGCaccaatttttgatattaatattttaacaaaaatcgtctgaatttcgagatttttgaaactttgtttttGCTCACAttgtttgtttactttattttaatggaatcaaTTTTCGAATTTTTCCACTTTATTTTATCGTTCCGTTGGTGTCTCTGTATGATATTGATTGTTGAAAAACAGAAAGAAGTAGAAATTTTATAAGGAATAATGGCATCAGGGCGAATATGACTAATAACTTTTCTATCAGTGGCTTATTTCTCCCTTAATATTAATTCGTTTTTGTGTTTAGTTCCATTTAGTGTTTATTTAATGTCTGCTTTAATGTCTGGTCATCCCGGATATTCTTCTATTTTACCGATAATCCTTTAGCTTCTGTTCCGCACTTGTTCCCCTTCTTTGATCGTGAAGCTGTAATGAAGTTAACAGCTTTCCGTTCCTGCAATTTCCGAATTCATAGATAGATGGCCGCAGACTTCACAAGCACGATTTTAAGTACTTTGTGtctttttaaaccaaataaattcCTCCATTTTAATGTGCTAACGAAGCTATTTGACTCCCATTCCCGTGGCCGCCaaaggctgttttttttttttttttttttttttttttagttaaaaaatcttTCTCGGTACACAAATGATATGCAGAAACCCTCGTGTACTCTGTTATAATTCTTAATCGCAAAAACCGATATAGCCGATTCGGCGGAATTCTTATTTCCTGGAATCTTTTAAGGTATCAGAGCAGATCATTACTCAGAAAGGTTTAAAGAATAATCCCTGGAAATTAGAACAATCCCAACTAGtaaggtttaaaaatttcaaggattttataattaatttctgtcgtaaactttaaaattaactaatatttatttgtgACAGCTTCTTAGCAGTGTTTACATTAGCTGCTATCTTGGCCACTCTTAAGTAGATTTCggctaaaaaatattaatattagttcTAATTATATGTGATTTCTTTGtacttaatcatattttatataatattttgtcttaTCAAGGTGATGATATTTTAATCGTGGAAAAAGAGGATATAAAAAATGTCGAAGAGGGAGTACCACTGATCTTTGAAGTTGGCGATGGAAAAATTTCAGTTGTGGAGGAACTGGTTACTTCTGGCGAAAGTCTCGAAAGTATCTCGCCAGCCAGCACTCGTGAAGATGATATTGAGCAAGAAATAGAAGAAGAACTTGCAAATAATCTTACAACTATAAGAAGAGTATATTTTCAACCAGTAAGTTCAAAAAAgagtatattttcaaataagtatcttttttatcttttatcttatatctttaaatgagcaattcttgtatatatataaatttatttatttcgtgtatcccGATAACGGtttctaatgatttggatcaaactttatatttagataaggttttactttttaagtttatttatataagtatctTTCCTAAAAAGGcccaataaaaacattttttgttactAAATAGCAgcataagtatattcaacttcagCTACGAAACGTGGGCTGTACAATATAGTGGTCAACAACATGAATGATGCTTGTGTTGCGGGTCTTTGATTTCCAATCtcactttttgatttttaagagtatctatataggtatctttcattaaaaaatgcaattttacatttaaaagaaacaatttttataactattggagcctttttctatctgctatTTTGCTGACAATatcatacagcgccatctcggAACCGATTTCACCATGATAAAACTGAGTGCAAATCCAAAATTATAAGAATTGatagataaaaagtaaaatgaatactgtaatacagCAGACTGTTTCGAATAGCATGTTAAACTAAGCAcattcatgacttttttttatttaaatgaccagttcatgtgtaggtaagattaaaaaatattcatatgtaatcagcatgttatttttatctacatattttctccgatttcttctttcaaaaaaaaaaaaaaaaaaacgcgccGAACGAAGCTtcgtttttcagatattttatttcagtttataaagtGACGAATTTATTGCTCTTGAAAATATTCTGcagttttctatatttaataaatcaacaaatattctttaaaatactatATGAGATAacgtaataaataatttcagtcatgaatttaaaaactacttttccCTTAACACGACAGCAAGTAAAATAGTGTGTTTTTTTCCCCATTCACAAAATTGTAATGTCATACCAACAATAATACTTGAAAAAGGTTGTTACCGAACGGATGAAAATACGTATAATATTcgtaaataatgataaatatggaATCCGTATTGTAttgtatctaattaaaaaaactaagtgAAGTGTAATGATTTATGCTTCGATATTCAATCTGAGCTGATTCAAAATAATGAGATATCTCAGGCAAGAAATAGAAACATCCAATTTAGAAgcaataaatgaaacattttcaaagcAAATGTAAGACGGGCAGCAAAATACATAACTAGGAAAGAAATCTGAAAGttacaattgttttgaaattcctTTACTTAATAATGGTTATTTCAAAATCCATCTTAATAACATGCAAAATAGACAATGTTAAAATTATGAGAcaatacttcaaaatataatttcttttctttttaaactctCAAATTCacaacaaataaaatgtaaaaagcatTTTCCATCAATTTTTGAGCACGTAACAATCGTACTTTAGAATAAACATGATGTTTTTCACATCTAATTTAAAAGACAAGagacaacaaatatttttgcaatgaattGCAAAACTATACAggtgatttatttttacattgaattgaattgaaaaattgaaattttgtagctatcatttaatttgattccataaaaaaaagtaacacaaTCTTCACTCACTCAACTTGTTGATAGCTGAAATTCATTCACAAGAACAACCAtctccagaatttttttcttttacattagtATAAGATATAATATATAGATGGAAACAACTTTATTTAGGAGTGACAAATCTCATTCTGGAATAAGAATATCTCTTTTGGTGTCaattaaaatcgtttaaaaattctatattttctttcattatcgATGAGTTACAAAATTTGTTTGTACAACTtagtgattttaatattttcaagtgaTAACTGCAAAAATCATTAccatttttaagctattttaaaatacaaaaattaattatatttattccataaacTTACAAACTgcattttttctttccaaatttccatagttaataaaaaattaattaataatatcatgcAAATAAAggcaattaatatttttgctgttCATTCCATAAATTTACTGCCTCAAAAACAAGGTATTTCTGGCGGAACTGCAATTCAAAAATCATTCATCAGTGATGCTAATGGTTGCAACAGGAAAAAGTGGTGTTAATTCATAAAATCTGGATTTTGGAGCAGTGgaaaacagtaatattttcagatgaatcTTGTTTCATGCTCTTTCCCATTTCTGGCCAAGCTTACGTCTGGCGCACGCCATCCCAAGCCTATAATACAGACTTCTTGTTGCCAAGAGTGAAACATAGTGGAGACTCTGCGATGGTTTGGATAGCCATGTAATGGTTTTCTGTGAATTCCCACGATAACTATGCTAAAGGACATTATCGCGAAGGATTATGTAAACGTTTTGGTGTATCAAATGTATTCCATGGTACAAACTGTGTTCTCCAAAGGTGATGGTTTTTTTCCAAGACAACAATGCCCTTGTTAACACAGCTCACATAATCCAGGACTGGTTTTCTGAGCACGAGGATGATTTATCACATTTCTCCTGGCCACCACAATCACCTGACTTCAGTATTAGTGAACTATTATGTCTACATTGGAGAATAAAGTGCATGGTCGTTACCTACCACTATCATCGTTACCTGAACTAGTCACCATTTTGCTGGAAGAATAGTACAAGATTTCCTTGGAGAACAATACAGAAACTGTATTTATCCATTCCGAGAAGGCTGCGAGCTGTCTTGAATGCCAGCGGTTTTCCTACACTATATTaggcaagaaaaaatattttttaggtattTCCATATTTTTGTCCAATCAatgtttcttttactttcttgtgagCTTCataaaaaagtaagttaaagaagacggtactaaaaataattaccagAGAAAACTTAACTCTTTCCTTGATATTTTggtaatatttgctttatttcacAATAgtccttcatttttattatgttttccaTACAGGAGTTTATTTCAACGGATTTCGTGAGAAAAGTATGGACTGCATTTCTGACGTTCCATGTTTTCGTTATTCCTGCTATAATTGGAATGATCCTAAGCGTCGTTACCAGACTCGGTATTCCAGAATTAAACGATCCTTATCAGGTTAGTGGAGAAAAATGagcgattatttatttataaaattcattttttttacgttACATATCAgctatttactaataatttttcaaaataatttatgagaCATCAATATAAAAAAGTCGTTTgatattaattcgaaattttggttttaaaaatctgCGAAACATGATCTGCGAATTTTtcaaaaggatataaaaaaattcttgaatagttccatttaattaaatgaaaaaaacattcatCCGAAATCAcatatactttatttcaaaaagaataaaagaaatgcacTTCAAATAATTGGCAGACGATAACAAACATTTCAGAATATCAAATAACACATCTTAAATATCGGTTGTTAGGCTTAGAAATTTAAATACCCAAGGAATTATTCACTGATAAAATgaagatcaaaaataaaaacataaaattaatcagaaaaattagGTGTTTTTGTGTTTCATCACGTGTTTAATTTATTCACTATAAGCGATTTGTaaggaaaattcaatatttatcttattcaaactttattaaaacaaggaaaatcttttaaaattctgaacttTACAGACAATTAACGAAAAGTCAAAAATTCTTcactattttatagaaaaatatccgTTCTCAATCATGAAACCTATCATTAGGCAgaaatattgggttggcaactaagtaattgcggatttcactcatagatggcttcagttgaatttttagatttgcagacgtagtacaaatgtaaaacacattttgttatttgatagttggcaattcagctgtcaatcaataaaaaaagttttttgatcggttgcgtagttttcatTTGGCGTtcgtttaaaaatggaaaatcaaaaggaacattttcgtcatattttgcttttttctttccgcaaagggaaaaacgcatcgcaagctcataaaaagttatgtgctgtttatggtgacgaagccttaaaagaacggcagtgtcaaaattggtttgccaaatttcattctggtgatttttcactcaaagatgaaaaacgctctggtcgtccagttgaagttgatgacgacctaatcaaagcaataatcgattcggatcgtcacagtacaacacgtgagattgtagagaagcttcatgtatcacatacatgcattgaaaatcacttaaaacaacttggctatgttcaaaaactcgatacatgggttcctcacgaactgaaagaaacttatttaacgcaacgcattaataGCCGCGATtcgctaaagaaacgtaatgaaaatgatccatttttaaaacgactgataactggcgatgaaaaatgggttgtttacgacaatatcaagcggaaaagttcgtggagcaggccaggtgaaccaactcaaacaacatcaaaagctgatattcatcaaaagaaggatttgttatcagtttggtgggattacaaaggaattgtctagtttgaactcttaccacccaaccgaacgatcaattctgatgtctacattgaacaactaacgaaattaaacaatgcagttgaagaaaagcggcccgaattgacaaatcgaaaaggtgttgtattccatcatgacaatgcaaggccacacacatctttggtcactcggcaaaaattattggagcttggttgggatgttttgccacatccaccatatagtcctgatcttgcaccatctgattactttttgtttcgatctttacgaaactccttgaatggtaaaaatttcaataatgatgattatgtcaaatcgtacctgattcagttttttgctaataaaaaccagaagttttatgaacgtgggattatgatgctgcctgaaagatggcaaaagatcattgatcaaaatgggcaatacattacagaataaaattatttagttccatgaaaaaattttctttgattttctaaaaaaaatccgaaattacttagttgccaacccaataattTAACTgttaatataacataatataataatataacagtatatataatatcatacTTGTTTAAATGATCCGgaatataatattattggaattttaagaacaacaatttattcttaaaatttagagcAATATGTATTTAGTTAGTAATAAACAAAATCAATGTTTGGAACCACGAATATTTTCCCCTCTATTTTCTCATACACTTGCATAGGGGGGTACATTTTGTATTTGGCACACAGGCTTGACA carries:
- the LOC129985239 gene encoding uncharacterized protein LOC129985239 — its product is MAADFTSTILSDDILIVEKEDIKNVEEGVPLIFEVGDGKISVVEELVTSGESLESISPASTREDDIEQEIEEELANNLTTIRRVYFQPEFISTDFVRKVWTAFLTFHVFVIPAIIGMILSVVTRLGIPELNDPYQDIKYSVMIGFLGSSVLVGLPFHMLALADLEDTVNDVMLQAQTDGSERNTNRESSIHSDSDDTLDSPPYF